Proteins encoded by one window of Clostridium perfringens:
- a CDS encoding metallophosphoesterase family protein, producing the protein MRIAVISDIHGNLYALREVLEDIDNQNIDSIICLGDLVGYGPHPNEVIALIKRRNILCLKGNYDASVVDNDYTYIRDTDINSFSLPWTVEELRTSNRYYLDNLPDDLSMNVCGKSIKFVHGSPRKINEYLSEDYSELDEIMDELKEDVLVCAHTHIPYAKKIGNKVIINDGSVGKPKNGKPHATYVILDFSNEFKLKVEMKTVPYEFRRTMKDMELKNFPQKLIYSYEFGKE; encoded by the coding sequence TTGAGAATAGCAGTAATATCAGATATACATGGAAACTTATATGCCTTAAGAGAAGTTTTAGAAGATATAGATAACCAAAATATTGATTCTATAATATGTTTAGGAGACTTAGTTGGTTATGGACCTCATCCTAATGAAGTAATAGCTCTTATAAAAAGAAGAAATATTTTATGTTTAAAAGGAAACTATGATGCTTCTGTTGTGGATAATGATTATACATACATTAGAGACACAGATATAAACTCATTTTCTCTTCCTTGGACTGTAGAAGAACTAAGAACATCTAATAGATACTATTTAGATAACTTACCTGATGATCTTTCAATGAATGTTTGTGGAAAATCAATAAAATTTGTCCATGGTAGTCCAAGAAAAATAAATGAATATTTAAGTGAAGATTATTCTGAATTAGATGAGATAATGGATGAGCTTAAGGAAGATGTGTTAGTTTGTGCTCATACTCATATTCCATATGCTAAAAAAATAGGTAATAAGGTTATTATAAATGATGGTAGTGTTGGTAAACCTAAAAACGGTAAACCTCATGCTACTTACGTTATATTAGATTTTTCAAATGAATTTAAATTAAAGGTAGAAATGAAAACTGTTCCTTATGAATTTAGAAGAACTATGAAAGATATGGAATTAAAAAACTTCCCTCAAAAGTTAATATACTCTTATGAATTTGGTAAAGAATAA
- a CDS encoding M24 family metallopeptidase, protein MKEGRVKRILEAMKANDIPQMLVSSPASIFYLTGKWISPGERMITLYLNTKGEQKFIVNELFPINEDLGVDILWYNDTMNPIDILDKTIDHEEVLGIDKDWKAHFLIQLLDRNSAKKFVNGSPIVDRVRMRKDDEEIALMKEASRINDIVVEKAIKSLKEGMTEKEVVEVLGKGYAEYGCQGYSFEPIVAFAANAADPHAESGEQKLEKGMGVLIDTGCRKDYYCSDMTRCVFFGEPTEHQKEIFNTVLEANKKAIDMIKPGVRFCDIDKAARDVIENKGYGKYFTHRTGHSIGIETHDFGDVGSTNTDEVKPGMIFSVEPGIYLQGDMGVRIEDLVLVTEDGCERLNHLNKELVIIK, encoded by the coding sequence GTGAAAGAAGGAAGAGTAAAAAGAATTTTAGAAGCTATGAAGGCAAATGATATACCTCAAATGTTAGTTTCTTCACCTGCATCAATATTTTATTTAACAGGTAAGTGGATATCACCTGGAGAAAGAATGATAACACTTTACTTAAATACAAAGGGTGAACAAAAGTTTATAGTAAATGAATTATTCCCAATAAATGAGGACTTAGGTGTTGATATTTTATGGTACAACGATACTATGAATCCAATAGACATCTTAGATAAGACAATAGATCATGAAGAAGTATTAGGAATAGATAAGGATTGGAAGGCACATTTCTTAATTCAATTATTAGATAGAAATTCAGCAAAGAAATTTGTTAATGGATCTCCTATAGTTGATAGAGTTAGAATGAGAAAAGATGATGAAGAAATAGCTTTAATGAAAGAAGCTTCAAGAATAAATGATATTGTAGTAGAAAAAGCAATAAAGAGTTTAAAAGAGGGCATGACTGAAAAAGAAGTAGTAGAAGTTTTAGGAAAAGGTTATGCTGAATATGGGTGTCAAGGATATTCTTTTGAACCAATCGTTGCTTTTGCAGCTAATGCAGCAGATCCACATGCAGAGTCAGGAGAACAAAAATTAGAAAAAGGTATGGGAGTTCTAATAGATACTGGATGTAGAAAAGATTATTACTGTTCAGATATGACTAGATGTGTATTCTTTGGTGAGCCAACAGAACATCAAAAAGAAATATTTAATACAGTTTTAGAAGCTAATAAAAAAGCTATAGATATGATTAAACCAGGAGTTAGATTCTGTGATATAGATAAAGCTGCTAGAGATGTTATAGAAAATAAAGGTTATGGCAAGTATTTCACTCATAGAACAGGTCATTCAATAGGAATAGAAACTCATGATTTTGGTGATGTTGGATCAACTAATACTGATGAAGTTAAACCAGGTATGATTTTCTCAGTAGAACCAGGAATATATCTTCAAGGAGATATGGGAGTAAGAATAGAGGATTTAGTCTTAGTAACTGAAGATGGTTGTGAAAGATTAAATCACTTAAACAAAGAATTAGTTATTATAAAATAA
- a CDS encoding NupC/NupG family nucleoside CNT transporter: protein MDRFIGVIGLICIIGIAVLFSENRKKINWRLVGTGLLLQIIFALLILKVPAGRAVFEWISSGITKLLDFTKEGSSFLFGSLLDTDKFGVIFALQVLPTIIFFSSLMSVLYHLGIVQVVVKVIAKGVAKVLGTSGAETFSAVGNIFLGQTEAPLLVKPYIKNMTRSEICAIMIGGMATVAGGVMAGYVAMGVNAGNLLAASIMAAPAGLILAKILVPETEVPETKGGATLELKVESENVIEADANGASEGLGLALNVGAMLLAFVALIAMINALFGAIGGIFGAPWLSLNWILGRLFSPLAFIMGVPTKDVFVAGDLLGIKLAVNEFLAYSQLSNYIASGTLEPKTIMILTYALCGFANLSSVAIQLGGIGGLAPEKKPTIAKLGFKALLGGVLATCMTATIAGILFSA from the coding sequence GTGGATAGGTTTATTGGTGTAATCGGTCTTATTTGTATTATTGGTATAGCTGTTCTTTTTTCTGAAAACAGAAAGAAGATCAACTGGAGATTGGTTGGAACAGGTCTTTTATTACAAATTATTTTCGCTTTATTAATCCTAAAAGTTCCTGCCGGTAGAGCAGTATTTGAATGGATTAGTAGCGGAATAACTAAGTTATTAGATTTTACTAAAGAAGGTAGTTCATTTTTATTTGGATCATTACTTGATACAGACAAATTCGGTGTAATATTTGCTCTACAAGTATTACCAACTATTATCTTCTTCTCATCATTAATGAGTGTACTTTATCATTTAGGTATAGTTCAAGTAGTAGTTAAAGTTATTGCTAAGGGTGTTGCTAAAGTATTAGGAACAAGTGGTGCTGAAACTTTCAGTGCAGTTGGTAATATCTTTTTAGGTCAAACAGAGGCTCCTCTACTAGTTAAACCATACATAAAGAACATGACTAGATCAGAAATATGTGCAATCATGATAGGTGGTATGGCTACTGTTGCCGGTGGTGTTATGGCTGGTTATGTAGCTATGGGTGTTAACGCTGGTAACTTATTAGCAGCATCAATCATGGCAGCCCCTGCTGGATTAATATTAGCTAAAATATTAGTTCCTGAAACTGAAGTTCCTGAAACTAAAGGTGGCGCAACTTTAGAACTTAAAGTTGAAAGTGAAAATGTTATTGAAGCTGATGCAAACGGTGCTTCAGAAGGTTTAGGATTAGCTTTAAACGTTGGTGCTATGCTTCTTGCATTCGTTGCTCTTATAGCTATGATCAATGCTTTATTTGGAGCAATAGGTGGAATATTTGGTGCACCTTGGTTAAGCTTAAACTGGATTCTTGGTAGATTATTCTCTCCATTAGCATTCATAATGGGAGTTCCAACTAAAGACGTTTTCGTAGCTGGAGACTTACTAGGAATTAAATTAGCAGTTAATGAATTCTTAGCTTACTCACAATTATCAAACTACATAGCAAGCGGAACTTTAGAACCTAAGACTATAATGATATTAACTTATGCTCTTTGTGGATTCGCTAACTTAAGTTCAGTTGCTATACAATTAGGTGGTATCGGTGGATTAGCTCCAGAAAAGAAACCAACTATAGCTAAGTTAGGATTCAAAGCACTTTTAGGTGGTGTATTAGCTACTTGTATGACAGCTACTATAGCAGGTATCTTATTTAGTGCTTAA
- a CDS encoding purine-nucleoside phosphorylase — MDLSNKIKAAAEYIKGKSKYNPTIGLILGSGLGAIADQIEDAEYFPYNEIPNFPVSTVEGHAGRLVIGKFQGKEVVAMQGRFHYYEGYSMQEVTCPVRVMRLLGVETLVVTNAAGAVNKDYTPGDLMIISDHLNLSGSNPLIGKNLNEFGTRFPDMSNAYDKDLRAQVKDIAKNLGIEVREGVYAMFSGPTYETPAEVRMARILGADAVGMSTVPEVIIANHSGMKVIGVSCMTNMAAGILEQPLNHEEVMETSAKVRKTFIELMTNIIKEI, encoded by the coding sequence ATGGATTTATCAAACAAAATTAAAGCAGCTGCTGAGTACATAAAAGGTAAAAGTAAATATAACCCAACAATAGGATTAATATTAGGATCAGGATTAGGAGCTATAGCTGATCAAATAGAAGATGCTGAATATTTCCCATACAACGAAATTCCAAACTTCCCTGTATCTACAGTTGAAGGTCATGCTGGAAGATTAGTTATAGGAAAATTCCAAGGTAAAGAAGTTGTTGCAATGCAAGGAAGATTCCACTACTACGAAGGTTACTCAATGCAAGAAGTTACTTGCCCAGTAAGAGTAATGAGATTATTAGGAGTTGAAACTTTAGTAGTTACTAACGCTGCTGGAGCAGTTAACAAAGATTATACTCCTGGAGATTTAATGATAATATCAGACCACTTAAATTTATCAGGATCAAATCCTTTAATAGGTAAAAACTTAAATGAATTCGGTACTAGATTCCCTGATATGTCAAATGCATATGATAAAGATTTAAGAGCACAAGTTAAAGATATAGCTAAAAATTTAGGAATAGAAGTAAGAGAAGGTGTATATGCTATGTTTAGTGGCCCAACTTACGAAACTCCTGCAGAAGTAAGAATGGCTAGAATATTAGGAGCAGATGCAGTTGGTATGTCAACAGTTCCTGAAGTTATAATAGCTAACCACAGTGGAATGAAAGTTATAGGTGTATCATGCATGACTAACATGGCTGCTGGTATCTTAGAACAACCACTTAACCATGAAGAAGTTATGGAAACTTCAGCTAAAGTTAGAAAGACATTCATAGAGTTAATGACTAACATTATAAAAGAGATTTAA
- a CDS encoding LacI family DNA-binding transcriptional regulator, whose product MSVTINNIAKEAGVSLATVSRVINNSGYVKDETREKVMKVINKYNYTPSAIARSLSKSITNTIGVIVPDITNPFFGSIIKGISDVAEVHNLNLILCDSSESIDREIKAIKTLKEQRIRGIIICPTSVENDLNSEYLKAITNLGIPVILVDGSLKYHNFNGVFVDNIKGSYDAIEALIKANHTDIAIITGRMTSKPAQDRLLGYEKALLMNNIPINNDLIFYGNYEEESGYECTKKILAMKNRPSAIFVCNNLMTLGCLKALREANLELSKDISLISFDNIPILDTLGINLSHINGPTRELGEIGMNLLIESLNNDSKKELNSIIITPELVLKGSEKLIK is encoded by the coding sequence ATGTCTGTAACAATAAATAATATCGCAAAAGAAGCAGGAGTTTCTTTAGCTACAGTTTCTAGAGTTATAAATAATTCTGGATATGTTAAAGATGAAACTCGTGAAAAGGTTATGAAAGTTATAAATAAATATAACTATACTCCTAGTGCTATTGCTAGAAGTCTTTCCAAAAGTATCACTAATACTATTGGAGTTATAGTTCCTGATATTACAAACCCATTCTTTGGATCAATAATAAAAGGAATAAGTGATGTTGCAGAAGTGCATAATCTTAATTTGATTCTTTGTGACTCTAGCGAGAGTATCGATAGGGAAATAAAGGCTATTAAAACATTAAAAGAACAAAGAATTAGAGGAATTATAATTTGTCCAACCTCTGTTGAAAATGATTTAAATAGCGAGTACTTAAAAGCTATTACAAATTTAGGCATACCAGTCATATTAGTTGATGGCAGTCTTAAATATCATAATTTTAACGGCGTTTTTGTGGACAACATTAAAGGTTCTTATGATGCTATAGAAGCTTTAATTAAAGCTAATCATACTGATATAGCTATAATTACTGGTCGTATGACATCTAAACCAGCTCAGGACAGATTATTAGGATATGAAAAAGCATTATTAATGAATAATATTCCTATAAATAATGACTTAATCTTTTATGGAAATTATGAAGAAGAAAGTGGATATGAATGCACTAAGAAAATCTTAGCTATGAAAAATAGACCTTCAGCCATTTTTGTATGTAATAATCTTATGACCTTAGGTTGCTTAAAAGCTTTAAGAGAAGCAAACCTTGAATTATCAAAAGATATTTCATTAATTTCCTTTGATAATATACCTATATTAGATACACTAGGTATAAATCTTAGTCACATAAATGGTCCAACTAGAGAACTTGGAGAGATTGGTATGAATTTACTAATAGAATCTTTAAATAATGACTCTAAAAAAGAATTAAATAGTATAATAATAACTCCTGAACTTGTTTTGAAAGGTTCAGAAAAGTTAATAAAATAA
- the murC gene encoding UDP-N-acetylmuramate--L-alanine ligase, with product MSFDLLKDINKKVHFIGIGGVSMSGLAAVLLNAGYKVSGSDSKESEITNRLKEEGAKIYIGHSKDNLQDVDVVVYTAAIPSDNPEIIKAKEDNLILMDRAEFLGQIMKGHKFNVAVSGTHGKTTTTSMISHVALSADLDPTILVGGDLDIIHGNFRVGNSEYFITEACEYKQSFLRFFPYVGIILNIDADHLDFYKDINHIKDTFKQFVRLIPNDGYIIGNADDEKVMEVLEVAKCNVLTYGINNGDIQARNIEFNEKGCATFDVFRNEEKLLSLSLNVPGMHNVSNSLSAVCLAEIFNINADAIVSGLSSFGGAHKRFEYKGTKNDITVIDDYAHHPVEIKATLSTAKKMNHNKIVCVFQPHTYTRTKTLFNDFVKCFDDCDELVLMDIYAAREKDLGEINSNQLGDAIRAHGVKCTNVHSHEEALEYVSTNLSKGDLLLTVGAGDVVKVGELFLK from the coding sequence TTGTCTTTCGATTTATTAAAAGATATTAATAAAAAAGTTCATTTCATAGGAATTGGTGGAGTTAGTATGAGTGGCTTAGCTGCTGTATTACTTAACGCTGGTTACAAAGTTTCAGGATCTGATTCAAAAGAATCAGAAATTACTAATAGATTAAAAGAAGAAGGTGCAAAAATATACATAGGTCACAGTAAAGATAATTTACAAGATGTTGATGTAGTTGTATATACTGCAGCAATACCTAGCGATAACCCTGAAATAATTAAGGCTAAAGAGGATAATCTTATTTTAATGGACAGGGCTGAATTTTTAGGACAAATTATGAAAGGTCATAAGTTCAATGTTGCTGTCTCTGGAACTCACGGAAAAACTACTACTACTTCAATGATTTCTCATGTTGCCCTTAGTGCAGATCTAGACCCTACAATATTAGTTGGTGGAGATTTAGATATTATTCATGGAAACTTTAGAGTTGGAAACAGTGAATACTTTATAACAGAAGCTTGTGAATATAAACAAAGTTTCTTAAGATTCTTCCCTTATGTTGGAATAATATTAAACATAGATGCAGACCATCTAGATTTTTATAAGGACATAAACCACATAAAAGATACATTTAAACAATTCGTTAGACTTATACCTAATGATGGATATATCATAGGAAATGCTGATGATGAAAAAGTTATGGAAGTTCTTGAAGTAGCTAAATGCAATGTATTAACTTATGGAATTAATAATGGGGATATACAAGCTAGAAATATAGAGTTTAATGAAAAAGGTTGTGCTACTTTTGATGTATTTAGAAATGAAGAAAAACTTCTTTCTCTTTCTTTAAATGTACCTGGTATGCATAATGTATCAAACTCATTATCAGCTGTATGTTTAGCAGAAATATTCAATATAAACGCTGATGCAATAGTATCAGGACTTTCATCTTTTGGAGGAGCTCATAAAAGATTCGAATATAAGGGTACTAAAAATGATATAACTGTTATTGATGATTACGCTCACCACCCTGTTGAAATAAAAGCTACTCTAAGCACAGCTAAAAAAATGAATCACAATAAAATAGTTTGTGTATTCCAACCACATACTTACACAAGAACAAAAACTCTTTTCAATGATTTTGTTAAATGTTTTGATGATTGTGATGAGCTTGTTTTAATGGATATATACGCAGCTAGAGAAAAAGATTTAGGTGAAATAAATTCAAATCAATTAGGAGATGCTATAAGAGCTCATGGGGTTAAATGTACAAATGTACACTCTCATGAAGAAGCATTAGAATATGTAAGTACTAACTTATCAAAAGGTGACTTACTTTTAACAGTTGGAGCTGGTGATGTAGTTAAAGTTGGTGAACTTTTTTTAAAGTAA